ATCTGCTGCACCGTACGCGGCGACCTCGTGCGCATCATGGACGGGCTGATGAAGCGCAAGGGCAAGTTCGACGCCATCATCGTCGAGACCACCGGCCTTGCCGATCCGGCGCCGGTGGCCCAGACCTTCTTCGTCGACGAGGACGTGCAGAAGAACGCCCGCCTCGATGCGGTCGTGACGGTCGCGGATGCCAAATGGCTGTCGGACCGGCTCAAGGATGCCCCCGAGGCCAAGAACCAGATCGCCTTCGCCGACGTGATCGTGCTCAACAAGACCGACCTCGTCACCAAGCCGGAGCTCGCTGAGGTCGAGGCCCGCATCCGCGGCATCAATCCCTATGCGAAACTCCACCGCACCGAGCGCTGCTCGGTGGCCTTGGCCGATGTGCTCGATCGCGGGGCGTTCGATCTCGACCGCATTCTCGACATCGAGCCGGACTTCCTGGAGGCCGACGATCATGACCACGACCATGATCATCACGGCCACGATCATCATCACCATCATGATCACGGCCACGGCCTGAAGCACTATCACGACGAGGACATGCAGTCCCTGGCACTCAAGACCGACAGGCCGCTCGATCCGAACGTGTTCATGCCCTGGCTGCAGAACCTGGTGCAGATGGAGGGTCAGAAGATCCTGCGCTCAAAGGGCATCCTCTCCTTCCACGACGACGACGACCGCTACGTTTTCCAGGGCGTGCACATGATGCTGGAGGGCAACCACCAGCGGAAGTGGAAGGAGGGCGAACCGCGCGAGAGCCGTCTCGTCTTCATCGGCCGCGAACTGCCGGAAGAGGCCATCCGCAAGGGTTTTGAGAGCTGCATCGTCTCGTGATGAAAGAGTTTACGCCGGCCCCTGATTCACCCTCGATCGTCTCCGTCACCGACCGCGTCAAGCCTGTCGCCCTCGGAATGGGGGTGACCTCCGTGCATTTTCTCGGCCATCGCGCCGCCTTCGTTGGCGGCGAGGAGAATGTCGCGCTGGTCGATGCGGGCGGTGACATCACCAAAGTTGCCGTCCATGGCGGCGGTATCCTCTCCACCGCATCCGACGGCAAGCGCCTCGTCATGGGTGGTGACGATGGCAAGGTCACAGCGCTCGATGCCAAGGGCGAGGTGACGCTGCTCGCGACCGACCCGAAGCGGCGCTGGATCGATGCGGTGGCGCTGCACGCCGACGGAGCCATCGCCTGGTCGGCCGGCAAGACCGCTTTCGTCAAGAGCGGCAAGAACGAGGAGAAATCGATCGAGGTACCCTCAACCGTCGGCGGCCTCGCTTTCGCACCGAAGGGCCTGCGGCTGGCGATCGCGCATTACAACGGCGCGACGCTGTGGTTTCCCAACATGGCAGCCACCGCCGAATTCCTGCCCTGGGCCGGCTCGCATCTCGGCGTCACCTTCAGCCCGGACAACAAATTCCTGGTCACCGCGATGCACGAGCCGGCGCTGCATGGCTGGCGGCTTGCCGACAACAGGCACATGCGCATGTCCGGCTATCCCGGCCGCGTCCGCTCGATGTCCTGGAGCGCGGGCGGCAAGGCACTGGCGACGTCCGGCGCCGACACCGTGATCCTGTGGCCGTTCGCGAGCAAGGACGGCCCAATGGGCAAGGAGCCCGCGATGCTGGCACCGCTTTCTGCGCGCGTCGCGGTGGTCGCGTGCCATCCTAAGAACGACATCCTCGCCGCCGGGTACAGCGACGGCACGGTGCTGATGGTGCGGCTGGAGGACGGCGCCGAGATTCTGGTCCGCCGCAACGGCACCCCGCCCGTTGCCGCGCTTGCCTGGAACGCCAAGGGCACGCTGCTTGCGTTCGCCGACGAAAATGGGGACGGCGGCCTTCTCGAGCTTTAATCTGTCATCGTTCTGACCGTATAGGGGGCCATGCGGTTTCTGACGACCTTCCAGCTCGCTGACTTTGCCGACACGCTGGTCAGCCTTTTCACCGCCTTCGTGCTGGGCACGCTGATTGGCGCCGAGCGGCAGTACCGGCAGCGTACGGCGGGCCTGCGCACCAACGTGCTGGTCGCGGTCGGCGCCGCGGCCTTTGTCGATCTCGCCATGCATCTGACCGGCGCGGACGGTGCGGTGCGGGTGATCGCCTATGTCGTGTCCGGCATCGGATTCCTCGGCGCCGGCGTCATCATGAAGCAGGGCATGGACGTGCGCGGTCTCAACACCGCGGCGACGCTGTGGGCCTCGGCAGCGGTTGGCTCCTGCGCCGGCGCCGACCTGGTCGTGCAAGCTGCGGTTCTTACCGTATTCATCATCGCCGGCAACACGCTGCTGCGGCCCCTGGTCAATGCCATCAACCGCATTCCGCTGAACGAGAAGGCGCTGGAGGCGACCTACTATTTCAAGCTCGCGGTCGCGACCGACGCCTTGCCCGACATGCGCGACCGCCTGGTCGACAAGCTCGAGAGCGCGAAATATCCGGTTGCCGATGTCGACGTGGTCGAGATCGGAGACGATCTGATCGAGATCGTCGCGAAGCTGGTCGCGACCGCGGTCGATCCGAACGAGCTGAACGCTGTTGTGGTCGAACTTCAGCGTCAGCCGGGCGTGCGCCACGCGAGCTGGGAAGTCAGCACCACCGAATAACGCGGCGTTTTGGCGCGCAAGCGTGAGGTTCCCCGCTGGCCGGACACGGAACCGCGCTTGCGTGAATTCGTTGGTCCCGCGAACGAATGACGGTGATCAATATGCCCGGCAAACAGGACCAACTGAAACGAGACCTTGCGATCGCGTGTGCTCTGTTCGTGGCAGGCGTCGTGGTGTCAGGCCTGTCGCTGGCGCAGATCCGGGCCGAGAGCCGGATGCAGACGGCGCAGGCGACGGGACCACTCCAGGGCGCCCCGTCTAACGATCAGGACAAGACCCCAGCGGAAGCAAGGCCCGGCGGCGAGCGCCCGACCACGCCGGCGCCCGAGCCCGCGCGCCCTGACCCGCAGACCCAGGGCGCGGCGAAACCCACCCTGCCGCAGGCACCCGCCGAGAAGATCGCGCCGCCGATCAAGGAGCCGTCGGCCAAGGAGAAGCAGTAGGCGCCGTCCACACGCGCGTGTCATCACCCGCGAAGCGGGTGAAGACGTATTCCAGAGACCGTGCAGGATACGGGGAGACCGCGGCCCCTGGATGCTCCGGTCAAGCCGGGGATGACAGCGGTGTGGAGTTGTCATTCCGGGGCGCGTCGAATTCGCAGGCCATGATGCGTAATTGCGCATCTGAGAATCCATTTGTCCGCGCCTACTGCCGCTCGATGGATTCCGGGCTCGCGCCAAGTGGCGCGCCCCGGAATGACGGGTGGAGAAAGTGCGCCTTACCGCACCAGGACGTTCCGGAACTGCCAGGGATCGCTCGTATCGATATCTTCCGGAAACAGTCCCGGACGATCCGTCAGCGGCGTCCAGTCGGTGTAAAAACCCCTCACCGGGCCGAGATACGGCATCTGGATTTCCAGCAGACGATCGAAATCCATCTCGTCGGCTTCGACGATGCCTTCGTTCGGGTTTTCCAGCGCCCACACCATACCGGCGAGCACGGCGGAGGTCACTTGCAGGCCGGTGGCGTTCTGATAGGGCGCGAGTTTGCGGGTCTCTTCGATGGAGAGCTGCGAGCCGTACCAGTAGGCATTGTTGTTATGACCGAACAGCAGCACGCCGAGTTCGTCGATGCCATCGACGATTTCATTCTCATCGAGGATGTGGTGCTTTTCCTGCATCTTCGCGGCGCGGCCGAACATTTCATGCAGCGACAGCACGGCATCGTCAGCCGGATGATAGGCATAGTGGCAGGTCGGCCGATAGATCGCCTTGCCTGATGCGTCACGCACCGTGAAGTAATCGGAGATCGAGATCGACTCGTTGTGGGTGACGAGGAAGCCATATTGCGCGCCGCGGGTCGGACACCAGGTGCGTACGCGTGTGTTGGCGCCGGGCTGCATCAGATAGATGGCCGCGCCGCAGCCAGCCTCGTGGGTACGCGCATTATCGGGTATCCATTTTTCATGGGTGCCCCAGCCGAGCTCGGACGGCTGCACGCCTTCCGACAGGAAACCTTCCACCGACCAGGTGTTGACGAAGACGTCCGGCTCTTTCGGTGACTTGGAGCGCTGGGTATCGCGTTCGGCGATGTGGATGCCCTTGACACCAGCCTGCCGCATCAGGTCCGCCCATTCGGCTTTGGTCTTCGGCTTGGGGGCATTGAGCTTCAGATCAGCGGCGACATTGAGTAGCGCCTGCTTGACGAAAAAGGAGACCATGCCGGGATTGGCGCCGCAGCAGGAAACGGCCGTCGTCGAGCCTGCGGGGCGCGCCTTCTTGGCGGCCAGCGTCACTTCGCGAAGGGCGTAGTTGGAGCGCGCTTCCGGGCCCTTCGAAGCATCGAAATAGAAGCCGAGCCAGGGCTCGTTGACGGTGTCGATATACAGGGCGCCGACCTCGTTGCAGAGCTCCATGATGTCGGTAGAGCCGGTATCGACCGAGAGATTGACACAAAAACCCTGGCCGCCGCCTTCAGTGAGCAGCGGGGTCAGCACGTCGCGATAATTGTCCTTGGTCAGGCCCTGCTGGATGAATCTTACATTGTGCTTCTCGCAAAGTGCCTTGCGGCCCTCGTCCTTGGGGTCGATCACGGTGATGCGCGACTTGTCGTAATCGAGATGCCGCTCGATCAGCGGCAACGTGCCTTTGCCGATGGAGCCGAAGCCGACCATGACGATGGGGCCGGTAATCTTCGCGTAGATCTGCGAGGCGGGGCTCATGGGTGGTATCTCCGGAAAGTGCTGGCGTACAAATTGTGAGGGGTGGATCAGGCGCTGCGCCGCTTCGCGGTCACTTCGATCTCGACCTTCATCTCGGGCTTGTAGAGCCCGCTCACGATCAGAAGCGTCGCCGCCGGGCGGATGTCGCCGAGGACTTCGCCGCAAACGGCAAAGTGGGCGTCGGCGTCCTTGGCGTCGGTGAGGTAGTAGGTCGCGCGGACGATGTCGGCCATCTCGAAACCGCCCTCCTTCAGGGCGGCCTCGATGGTCTTGAAGCAGTTACGTGACTGGCTCGTGACATCGGCCGGCATCGTCATCGTCGTGTAGTCATAGCCGGTGGTTCCCGCGACGAAGACGAAGTCGCCGTCGATCACGGCACGGCTGTAACCGGCGGTCTTCTCGAAGGGGGAGCCGGTGGAAATCAGGCGGCGGGACATGGGTTTCGACCTCGGTTGAAAGGGACTTGGCCGGGGTTTACGGGCAACTCGCGGGCCCGTGCAACCCCAAAGGCAATGCGGTGGGCGAGCCTAGCGGGACTGTTGTGTCGTGTCCTGCGACGGCGGCGAGGCGCCGGTCCAGCGCCGCACCAGAAGGTCCCTCACGATCATGACCGAGATCAGGATCAACAAGACCGTGGTGACGACGCTGTGCAGGCGCGGGCGGGCGTTGCCGCCGGAGGCGGCTTCGGTCTTCGCCATGATGGCAATCCCTTAAGCCGCGTGCGCGTGCGGGGTGCGTGATGCCCGGCGTTTGGGCAGAACCGCGCCGGTCGCTACGATCATTCCGGAGGCACCATCGAGCGCGCCCTCGGCGAATTCGACCGCGAGCAGGCGGTCGCCCTCGAAGGGACCGGGCAGCGAGAGGCTACCGGTCTTGGCGGCCGAGAGGCCGAAGCGGGCATAATAGGAGGCATCGCCGAGCAGGATCACGGCGGCATGTCCGCGCGCCCGGGCGGCGGCCAGCGCTTGATACATCAGCGCGGCGCCGATCCCGAGCTCGCGGCAGGCAGGGTCGACCGCGAGCGGTCCGAGGACCAAAGCGGGCCTGCCTCCGGCGCTGACATGCCATAGCCGCACGGTACCCACGAGTTTCCCCTCGCGCATTGCGGCCAGCGAGAGGCCGGCAGCGGGTGCGCGTCCGTCGCGCAGGCGCTGGCAGGTGCGGCCGTGGCGGTTCACGCCAAAGCAGGCATCGAGCAGCGCTTCGCGCATCGCGACGTCGGCAGCACGCTCCGCACGGATCGCGAACGGAGCGGCTTTCGAGGTGAGGGCGACCTGTGGCTTCCGAAGAGCAGTCATGGCGCGTCAGTCCCCGCTTGAACCGAAGTGCCCAAAGGCACGCCGGTCCAAGGCGTCGTCAGATATCGATGATGTCAGGGAGGAGCCGGCACGGCCGGCTCCCGGTTCATCAGGCCTCGAAAACGAGGCGGATCAGATGTGATAGGTCTTCAGCGGCGGGATGCCGTTGAACGCCACCGACGAGTAGGTCGACGTATAGGCCCCGGTTCCCTCGATCAGCACCTTGTCGCCGATCTCGAGCGTGACGGGGAGCGGATACGGGTTCTTCTCGTACAGCACGTCGGCGCTATCGCAGGTCGGACCTGCGAGCACGCACGGCGTCATCTCCGCCCCGTCGTGCGGGG
The DNA window shown above is from Bradyrhizobium sp. CB1650 and carries:
- a CDS encoding RidA family protein → MSRRLISTGSPFEKTAGYSRAVIDGDFVFVAGTTGYDYTTMTMPADVTSQSRNCFKTIEAALKEGGFEMADIVRATYYLTDAKDADAHFAVCGEVLGDIRPAATLLIVSGLYKPEMKVEIEVTAKRRSA
- a CDS encoding WD40 repeat domain-containing protein, with protein sequence MKEFTPAPDSPSIVSVTDRVKPVALGMGVTSVHFLGHRAAFVGGEENVALVDAGGDITKVAVHGGGILSTASDGKRLVMGGDDGKVTALDAKGEVTLLATDPKRRWIDAVALHADGAIAWSAGKTAFVKSGKNEEKSIEVPSTVGGLAFAPKGLRLAIAHYNGATLWFPNMAATAEFLPWAGSHLGVTFSPDNKFLVTAMHEPALHGWRLADNRHMRMSGYPGRVRSMSWSAGGKALATSGADTVILWPFASKDGPMGKEPAMLAPLSARVAVVACHPKNDILAAGYSDGTVLMVRLEDGAEILVRRNGTPPVAALAWNAKGTLLAFADENGDGGLLEL
- a CDS encoding GTP-binding protein, producing the protein MSEATAPKIPVTVLTGYLGAGKTTLLNRILSENHGKKYAVIVNEFGEIGIDNDLIIGADEEVFEMNNGCICCTVRGDLVRIMDGLMKRKGKFDAIIVETTGLADPAPVAQTFFVDEDVQKNARLDAVVTVADAKWLSDRLKDAPEAKNQIAFADVIVLNKTDLVTKPELAEVEARIRGINPYAKLHRTERCSVALADVLDRGAFDLDRILDIEPDFLEADDHDHDHDHHGHDHHHHHDHGHGLKHYHDEDMQSLALKTDRPLDPNVFMPWLQNLVQMEGQKILRSKGILSFHDDDDRYVFQGVHMMLEGNHQRKWKEGEPRESRLVFIGRELPEEAIRKGFESCIVS
- a CDS encoding homospermidine synthase, whose product is MSPASQIYAKITGPIVMVGFGSIGKGTLPLIERHLDYDKSRITVIDPKDEGRKALCEKHNVRFIQQGLTKDNYRDVLTPLLTEGGGQGFCVNLSVDTGSTDIMELCNEVGALYIDTVNEPWLGFYFDASKGPEARSNYALREVTLAAKKARPAGSTTAVSCCGANPGMVSFFVKQALLNVAADLKLNAPKPKTKAEWADLMRQAGVKGIHIAERDTQRSKSPKEPDVFVNTWSVEGFLSEGVQPSELGWGTHEKWIPDNARTHEAGCGAAIYLMQPGANTRVRTWCPTRGAQYGFLVTHNESISISDYFTVRDASGKAIYRPTCHYAYHPADDAVLSLHEMFGRAAKMQEKHHILDENEIVDGIDELGVLLFGHNNNAYWYGSQLSIEETRKLAPYQNATGLQVTSAVLAGMVWALENPNEGIVEADEMDFDRLLEIQMPYLGPVRGFYTDWTPLTDRPGLFPEDIDTSDPWQFRNVLVR
- a CDS encoding N-acetyltransferase — its product is MTALRKPQVALTSKAAPFAIRAERAADVAMREALLDACFGVNRHGRTCQRLRDGRAPAAGLSLAAMREGKLVGTVRLWHVSAGGRPALVLGPLAVDPACRELGIGAALMYQALAAARARGHAAVILLGDASYYARFGLSAAKTGSLSLPGPFEGDRLLAVEFAEGALDGASGMIVATGAVLPKRRASRTPHAHAA
- a CDS encoding MgtC/SapB family protein, which codes for MRFLTTFQLADFADTLVSLFTAFVLGTLIGAERQYRQRTAGLRTNVLVAVGAAAFVDLAMHLTGADGAVRVIAYVVSGIGFLGAGVIMKQGMDVRGLNTAATLWASAAVGSCAGADLVVQAAVLTVFIIAGNTLLRPLVNAINRIPLNEKALEATYYFKLAVATDALPDMRDRLVDKLESAKYPVADVDVVEIGDDLIEIVAKLVATAVDPNELNAVVVELQRQPGVRHASWEVSTTE